In the Terriglobia bacterium genome, GGATCGGGGTCCGCGGACGCCTTGATCAGCGGCTCCACGGCGAACGAGGGATCGGCGAACTTCCAGGCCGCGAGGCACGCGCTCGCCCTGACCTTGACGTCCGGGTCGAGCAGGAGCGTCGCCAGCACGTCGGCGGACGACGGAGCGTGGATCTTCCCGAGCGCCTCCGCGACCGCGGACCTCGCGAGGGCGTCGGCGTCCTTCGCCGCCTCCAGGAGACGGGGCAGGGCGGTGGCGTCGGCGAGCTGCCCCAGCCCGAACGCGGCCTCGACGCGGACGGAGGCCTCGACGTCCTTAAGCGCGGCGACCAGGAGGGTGCTCGCTCCGGGGCCACCGATGCGGCCGACCGCGCGGACCGCGGCGGCCCGAACGCGAGGGCTGGGGTCCGAAAGCGCCGCTCGAAGGGGATCGTCCGCGATCCGCCGGTCCTCGGCCCTGAGGACCGCCGCGAGCTTGAGGATCGACGGGTCCTCGGCGGGAGCCGGCGGCGCGGCCGGCTCCGGCGCACCCGCGGCGATCGCGATCGCCGCGAGGGCGAGCGCCAGGAGCGGAAAACCGGCGGAGAAGACCCGTGGTCGCATCGCGCTCTCCTGAGGAAGCGAAGGAGCCGATTATAGGGTCGGCGACCGCGGCGGTCGAAGCACGGCGCGTCTTGACGCTCCCCGACCCGGCTGGTAATGTCGCAGAGAAGGGCGGCTCCATCGAGGGAAGCAGGTGTTTCGATGACGATCTCCGTGCCGCGTCGAGCCGCGGAAGCAGCGGGAATCGCTCTTCTCCTCGCGTGCGGATCGGCGCTCGGAGCGCCCGAGCGGAAGGAGCCGTCCGCAACCGGAGGCGGGGTCGAGGGCCCGGCGCTCCAAGAGGTCCTGGCCGGCTTCGACCGCGTGCAGGGGACCATCCGGACGCTCTCCGCCCAATTCGTCGAGACGACGGCGAGCCAGTTGCTCAAGGACCCGATCCAGGCGAAGGGCCGGTTCTTCTTGACGAAGCCGTCGTCGGTGCTGTGGGAGTACGCCGAACCCGAGGTGATGCGCTTCTCCATCGCCAACGACCAGTACGTGGGTTACTTCCCGCAGCGGAAGAGGGCGGAGCGGAGCGACGTCCACCGTTGGAGCGAGCGGATCTTCCGGATCTTCGGCCTGGGCCAGACGTCGGCCGAGCTGGGGAAGTTCTACTCGGTGCGTGCGGCCGAACCCGGCCCGGACGACCCGGGGACGCGCCTGCTCGTGCTCGAGCCGAAGAAACGTCGGGTGCGGAAGCACATCGAGCAGGTCCGCCTCTGGGTCAGCGCGTCGACGTACCTCCCGGTCAAGATCGAGCTCGGCGGCAAGGACGGGTACGTCCGCGTGATCCAGTTCCACGACGTGCAGGTGAATCCCGTCCTCGCGGCGTCCCTTTACACCATCGAGATCCCTGCCGGCGTCACGGTCACGAACGGAACGTCGGGTCTCGAAACCGTGCGCCCGCAGGGTCCGACCCGGCCGCGCTGACGCCGACGGGTCCGATTCGGCGGCGCCGCAGCACTCCCCCGAGTAGCAGGCCGGCCGCAAGCCCGCCGAGGTGGGCCGCGACGCTGACCCGGTCCCCGCCGATCGTGGTGGGCGTCAGAAGCGCCGGGAGGACAAGGAGCCCGATCCCGACCGTCCGCACCACGGCGCGTCGCGGGAGAGGCGCGTTCCGGGCGCTCAGGACCGTCGCCGCGACCCAGCACCCGAACAGGCCCGCGACGGCGCCGGACGAGCCGATGGTGACCGTGCCGGGCTCCGACGTGGCAAGGACCGCTGCGCCTCCCAGGATTCCGCTCGCCAGGTAGACCGCCGTC is a window encoding:
- a CDS encoding outer membrane lipoprotein carrier protein LolA; translation: MTISVPRRAAEAAGIALLLACGSALGAPERKEPSATGGGVEGPALQEVLAGFDRVQGTIRTLSAQFVETTASQLLKDPIQAKGRFFLTKPSSVLWEYAEPEVMRFSIANDQYVGYFPQRKRAERSDVHRWSERIFRIFGLGQTSAELGKFYSVRAAEPGPDDPGTRLLVLEPKKRRVRKHIEQVRLWVSASTYLPVKIELGGKDGYVRVIQFHDVQVNPVLAASLYTIEIPAGVTVTNGTSGLETVRPQGPTRPR